The Ptychodera flava strain L36383 chromosome 7, AS_Pfla_20210202, whole genome shotgun sequence DNA window ctccgctaggtgactggtaCTGTACGTTTTTAGTTCGAACACTGTTGAAACCACCTTTATTCTACCCTggatgatagctctgctggtggacagaattgtccccgaggctgtcttttgcccagttaaagcgatgtattcattgcttcaatTCGATGTTGTTGGTGTGctatgtgtgatagtgagcatacGAGCGAGAGTGCTTCACGAACCCTACAGCGTGTGGACGGaccgcagtcagaaaaattctaacaacttagctcggttattgaaccaatctttttgagtttggggatttggccgagcggttttgtccgTGGCTtgtccgctaggtgactgggtaccgtacgttgtgagttcgaacccggtTGAAACCACTGTATTTCATTACTTCACAAATTTATAGCCAGTTTCAACCATACTGATCGCCTTTTCTCCTTCGCCATAACAAAACGATACCGCCTGTCTCAGATTGGATTCCAATTTCATATAAGGCTTCCATGGACGGAAATACCGTGCAGGTATTTGGTACAGTACCGAACGTAACACTCCTTGCTATATTTATCCAAGCAATGCAAGCTTGACAACCTTTTCGCTTACACGTCACATTTTAAAGCGAAAAATAACGACCAGTTAGCGCCTGGTTAATTGAAAAGTCGTCACACATTGAAAGAGCAAGCGTTAACATTACCAATATATTACCTACAATCGCacaaattggtcaaaaattacagtttttcaCACCGCATCATAACATTTGTAAGTTTAACCTACTTTAAATCAAGGAATGCTGCTACGGTTCGTACTACCTGTCGATGAATCTCACGGCCTGTTTAACAATGGTGTCGAGGCCAGTGTGACAGTGTAAAAGCCTGGCAGTGATGTTACGCATCTAATGAATATCTGATATAAATGCCCACGAGACCAGTCTGTGATCTGTGGCATACATTCTATTACGCGCATATATCGAAGTATAGGTAAAACACAACTAAGTCAATCAAGAGCACGGACGGTCGTTGTAATATTATGTGTGTTGAAACCTTTGTAGACATGCACAGTCATTCAAAGGCCTGACTTTCTACAATCCGTTCCCGTGTAACCTTCAACCCGGCCCATTGACCCCCTATTCATTAACACTGTGACAGTTCATGCGACACTCGGAATGCAAGATGGCCGACCTTTTTAGGTTAAATTCGGACTACTATCGGGTACCCGGTGAATACACTTTTAAAGGTGTATATTACGCTGGTTGCTTCAAACAGGAAGCGCTTGAAAGACCAGAGATCTTCAAAATCAAGCCGGATGATTGTTTTGTGGTGTCATATCCCAAATCAGGCAAGTCCATATCGTGCAATCAGTTTGAAATACTACatgcatttacatgtaaagcttACTTTTTGTCCGATGATCTCTCATATCTTAAGTAGACAcaggtaaaaataaataaatgaatgaagtaTAGTGTACAGTAGCAGTTATCAGTGTGTTACCATTATCATATACCCTCATCTGACCTTTAGTCACAGTCTGTGTGACTGGAAGCGTAAAATTGAATGAAAGGTCAGAAGAACTGCTGGCCTTCGGTTAAGGGGAAATCCACCACATCCTGCAGATCTTGCCGATGGGGGCGCTGACTCTGTCTGTGCGATTGGCAGTGACACTGTAGGCTGTTAGCAAAACAGGACAAAGACCGGACAACTGACATTGTACGGGAAAAGCACGGAATAGTACTTCATTGTGTTGCTAATATTCATGTCAAACAACCTGTATATCAACAAATGTTTTGGTCTAATCCTCCTGGTAGAATTCATTGCCTCTCGTTATCTGAGAGTGTGCCGATACAAACATATCTTCTACATTGTTGAACTTTACTACAGCCAAGCACCGGGCCCAGTTTTCTACTCTCTTGctaatcattatcatatcatacaAGCTAATTCGTCTTGCAGGAACGACATGGACGTTGGAATTGGCGCAGCTGATTATGAACAAAGGTGATACCTCGTTCACGGAGTCTGCTCACCACTTCGATAGAGTACCCCTTATTGAGTATAGTTATCACCAAAATCCACAGTACGTAGTCATAagatatttttctcatttcaagTATTAAGTGCCCTGGCTTATGAGCCTCGCAAGAGAACTGTACAAATTTCCATATAGGTGtttattgttgatattttgaaaacactTTATTACCGTGGACAACGAACATTCTCCACTCTGTCATAAATAAAAAGCAATGATCTGAAAACTCTATCTTATAGCATGACATTGAAAAAAGGATAAAGGTCGAATTATTAGCGAGTTACTATAGTTTGGAAGTCATATTATTTGAGGAATTGTGGTTTGAAATTACTTCATGCTGTTGGTAAACTACAAAACTATCATATATAATAGATCATTCTGAGTAAGTATACATTACCTATAAATTACGAAAAAAGTGGGGAAACGGGGAAGAAGATCATCAAAGTTATACCAACGATCACAATTGGATATTGTTCTTAATACATTGCTCAGCGCAGCATGAGACCCTTGAGTGCTGGCGTAATTCATTTCATAACATAGACCCTAAACATAAGACAAATGTCACACATTTCAGTTAAGTTTCAAAAATGCACTACTCTCGAACGATTGACATCTGACCACGTGACAGTTGTAGTAGGAGAGGATGACGTCAAAGCGGATTTTCATCTTATGCATTGTGAAGCGGTAAAATATATCTGTCTCTGCAACAAACCTGCTGTCAGCTACAAATGGTCACGGTTGTGTCTGTGTTTACAGTAACGTATCCCATTGGCTCTTAATTTTACCTCTTTCACACATTCACGTGTTTGCCATTTTCTCACAACTGAAAGGCGGGACGGActaaaaataatggaaaaactgGAATCTCCTCGTCTCCTGAAATGTCATCAACCAGTTCATCTTTTCCCTCCTCAAGCTCTTCAGATGCGATGCAAGGTAACCGTATATACCAATCTATCCATGCAAAATATCTGCAATTCTTGCTGTAGCGTGGACATAAGGAACCACGATACCAATCGCACATTGTGAGGAATACAGTCTTGTAAATATGTCGTCCCACATTTGTCTTGTTCCATAGATTTATTGATTTCTCCCACAAAAGAAACGTAATCCGCTGTTCGTTATCTCTAGACTTGGGAGGGTGGTTGAACTATCATAGTTTTCAGTCACAATCACGACAACGTCGATACTTTTAGCGGTTGCCAGAGTTTAtggaattttatcaatttcCAATACTTAAAAATGCATGCAGAAATTCtaattaaaatataaatcattacaaaaactaCTACACCATTCTCACTCAAATGTCTCCGTTGCTGTTTCAGATAATTGTCGTTGCCAGGAACCCTAAAGA harbors:
- the LOC139136683 gene encoding sulfotransferase 1C3-like, translating into MRHSECKMADLFRLNSDYYRVPGEYTFKGVYYAGCFKQEALERPEIFKIKPDDCFVVSYPKSGTTWTLELAQLIMNKGDTSFTESAHHFDRVPLIEYSYHQNPQRDGLKIMEKLESPRLLKCHQPVHLFPPQALQMRCKIIVVARNPKDTVVSFYHFYQSAPEFGHYNGEFSDFLKLFMNKKVVCGDWFDHTLGWWKYANDNDVLFLKYEDMKKNPRAATVKIASYMNYDLWRPLNLVIRTMRTSLCAFNIELILTRKDRRLEESFYRC